Proteins from a genomic interval of Chloroherpetonaceae bacterium:
- a CDS encoding glycosyltransferase, which produces MKSLSTRFSNSVNIAIVGPFYPLRGGIAHFGASLARALQARGHNVYAVSFSRLYPKLFFPGKSQEESAADTTAYAIYAEPLIDSLNPLSWYKAAQRIHRWQPDAVIFTHWLTFFVPCYAAMMGWLKRHSSAKIVALLHNFLPHEAHAGDGWLLRLLTRHPDGYLALSEKVKADLLQLQPRALAEVVPHPVYDLFGAAIPKAQARALLGLSETQKVMLFFGYIRRYKGLDLLLNAMPELIKTFPDIVLIIAGEFYGEESEYQARIESLGIRKHLLLATHYIPIDQVAKYFCAADCVVLPYRSATQSGIVPIAYHFERPVVVTNVGGLAEAVKDGQTGIVLTAATSQAIAEGIRAFFQKQTDFAHYIRYEKMRYSWEHFAKSLEQLVEKLQTKVP; this is translated from the coding sequence GTGAAGTCGCTGTCTACTCGATTTTCCAATTCTGTGAATATCGCAATCGTTGGTCCGTTTTACCCTCTGCGTGGAGGAATTGCTCATTTTGGCGCTTCGCTAGCACGTGCATTGCAAGCACGTGGTCATAATGTTTATGCGGTTTCGTTCTCGCGCCTCTATCCCAAGCTGTTTTTTCCGGGAAAATCGCAAGAAGAGAGTGCAGCAGATACCACCGCATATGCTATCTATGCTGAGCCGCTAATAGATTCGCTAAACCCACTCTCGTGGTACAAGGCAGCGCAGCGCATCCATCGGTGGCAGCCTGATGCAGTCATTTTTACGCATTGGCTAACTTTTTTTGTGCCATGTTACGCCGCGATGATGGGCTGGCTCAAGCGCCATTCATCGGCAAAAATAGTGGCACTGCTGCATAACTTTTTGCCGCACGAAGCGCACGCTGGTGATGGGTGGCTGCTACGGCTGCTGACACGTCATCCAGATGGCTACCTTGCACTATCTGAAAAAGTGAAGGCAGATTTGCTGCAGCTCCAGCCTCGTGCGCTTGCTGAGGTGGTGCCACACCCTGTGTATGACTTGTTCGGGGCAGCCATACCGAAAGCACAAGCCCGTGCGTTGTTAGGACTATCAGAGACGCAAAAGGTGATGCTGTTCTTCGGTTACATTCGCCGATACAAAGGACTTGACCTGCTGCTCAATGCAATGCCTGAACTAATCAAAACTTTCCCAGACATAGTGCTAATTATTGCGGGCGAGTTCTATGGTGAGGAGTCAGAGTATCAAGCGCGCATTGAGTCGTTAGGAATTCGCAAGCACCTTTTGCTTGCCACCCACTATATTCCTATTGACCAAGTGGCAAAGTATTTCTGCGCAGCAGATTGTGTTGTATTGCCGTATCGCTCAGCGACGCAATCGGGCATAGTGCCGATTGCCTACCACTTTGAACGCCCTGTAGTGGTTACAAACGTAGGTGGGCTAGCTGAAGCAGTAAAAGATGGTCAAACTGGCATCGTGCTGACAGCCGCCACATCACAAGCAATTGCCGAGGGCATTCGTGCCTTTTTCCAGAAACAGACAGACTTTGCGCACTACATTCGCTACGAGAAAATGCGATACTCTTGGGAGCACTTCGCAAAGAGCCTCGAGCAGCTTGTGGAAAAGTTGCAGACAAAAGTGCCTTAG
- a CDS encoding HPr family phosphocarrier protein, with the protein MIEKEVVVKNKAGIHTRPAAAIVKTAAKFKSDFFIEKDGIEINAKSIISVMTLAAPKGAKLKLKFRGIDEQDAAAALVKLFEDGFGEV; encoded by the coding sequence ATGATTGAAAAAGAGGTTGTTGTCAAAAACAAAGCAGGGATTCACACGCGCCCTGCTGCAGCAATTGTCAAGACTGCCGCAAAGTTCAAATCCGATTTCTTCATTGAAAAAGACGGTATTGAAATTAACGCCAAATCGATCATTAGCGTGATGACGCTGGCTGCACCGAAAGGTGCAAAGCTGAAGCTGAAATTCAGAGGTATAGATGAACAAGATGCAGCGGCAGCGTTGGTGAAGCTCTTTGAGGATGGGTTTGGCGAAGTGTGA
- the obgE gene encoding GTPase ObgE gives MFIDSARIFVKAGDGGDGAVSFRREKFVPKGGPDGGDGGKGGDIVLEADRNLATLLDFRYRAHYQAERGQHGQGANKTGRSGKDVVIRVPCGTLVKDADTGELLADLTEHGERIVVAKGGHGGRGNQHFATPTHRAPRYAEPGQKGEARTLLLELKLLADVGLVGFPNAGKSTLIAALSAARPKIADYPFTTLEPNLGIVPYRDYQSFVMADIPGIIEGASEGKGLGIRFLKHIERTKVLAILIPCTSPDMKKEYEILMHELKKFSPELAQKPKVVVISKMDLAPEGFRAPVFRGVKTVKVSAVARQNLEGLKDELWNAIHPINAHYDAK, from the coding sequence ATGTTTATTGATAGCGCCAGAATTTTCGTTAAGGCAGGTGATGGCGGCGATGGGGCTGTAAGCTTTCGCCGAGAAAAATTTGTGCCGAAAGGCGGTCCAGATGGCGGCGATGGCGGCAAAGGTGGTGACATTGTGCTGGAAGCTGACCGCAATCTGGCAACGCTACTGGATTTCCGATATCGAGCACACTACCAAGCAGAGCGTGGTCAGCACGGTCAAGGGGCAAACAAAACGGGGCGGTCAGGTAAAGATGTAGTGATTCGTGTGCCGTGCGGTACGCTGGTCAAAGATGCAGACACAGGTGAGCTACTGGCAGATTTAACTGAACACGGGGAGCGCATCGTAGTGGCAAAGGGCGGGCATGGTGGGCGAGGCAATCAGCACTTTGCGACACCTACACACCGCGCACCCAGATACGCTGAGCCAGGGCAGAAAGGGGAAGCACGCACGCTGCTGCTGGAACTAAAACTTCTTGCAGATGTGGGCTTAGTCGGTTTCCCAAATGCAGGCAAGTCCACCCTTATTGCTGCACTGAGCGCGGCAAGACCGAAGATTGCAGACTATCCCTTTACAACGCTAGAGCCAAACTTGGGCATCGTTCCCTATCGAGATTATCAATCATTTGTGATGGCCGATATTCCGGGCATTATTGAAGGAGCATCCGAGGGGAAAGGCTTAGGTATACGCTTCCTGAAACACATTGAACGCACCAAGGTGCTAGCAATTTTAATTCCGTGCACCTCGCCTGATATGAAAAAGGAGTATGAAATCTTGATGCATGAGCTAAAAAAGTTTAGTCCTGAGCTAGCGCAAAAACCAAAAGTGGTGGTGATTTCAAAGATGGATTTAGCGCCTGAAGGGTTTAGAGCGCCTGTATTTCGTGGCGTGAAAACAGTGAAGGTTTCAGCCGTTGCAAGGCAGAACCTTGAAGGCCTAAAAGATGAGCTTTGGAACGCAATTCACCCAATCAATGCCCACTACGACGCAAAATGA
- a CDS encoding endonuclease MutS2 — protein sequence MTLSEKLDFDKILRYAERLCLSDMGRARLSEAMPILSLAALELELRKALELKRLLESGEELPIPSLPDTRELYRKLAIEENFLQPKELLQVAISLRIASQLKKFIFARRETYPNLNLLTENLWMEKSLQYEISRVVDEFGEVRTSASDALTFIRHSLEQKRSALRRKMESLLRRYAEAGMLMEETITIRNGRMVLGFRVEHKYQVPGFIHDFSQSGQTVFIEPAETLMLSNEIRDLEIQEQREIERILRETARLLRHELEHLLSNQEILSEFDALYAKARFAIEIGGVMPELSEEKSLRLIEAYNPWLLLTHRKLGKPVVPLSLTLDANTRTLVITGPNAGGKSVAMKTVGLLAYMLQFGFLLPCKEGSRLTLFDRIFVEIGDEQSIENDLSTFSSHLKNLKEILENATSDSLVLIDEICSGTDPEEGAAIATAVLESLITRKALTIVTTHQGMLKAYAHRREGAVNGSMQFDAAELRPTYQFQMGVPGSSFALEMARRMGFAPHILDNAERFMGENKHALEDLIAKLSFELQAVQAERTALLREQTELKRLTESYQQKLRALEQERKELRRQSLQEAKRLLAQANSIIEKAVKDIRQTQADSDTVKQARKELEKFRKELAAEEAVTLPNQPSSDTPDATLRVGDKVKLLDTNAVGEVLELDGEDAVVGFGNFRMKTQVRNLQKLSNKEAREAERKEQKVNSAPHLDIKEVPTRLDLRGLMGDEAILRVEKFLDESISHGLHKVDLIHGKGTGALRKRIMEYLKNDKRVKSFRLGNWDEGGAGVTIVEM from the coding sequence ATGACGCTATCAGAAAAACTCGATTTTGACAAGATTCTTCGCTATGCTGAGCGGCTTTGTCTCTCGGATATGGGGCGAGCGCGTCTCTCCGAGGCAATGCCCATTCTTTCACTTGCGGCACTGGAGTTAGAACTCCGCAAGGCTCTGGAGCTGAAGCGTCTTTTGGAATCAGGTGAAGAGCTACCGATTCCGTCGCTACCTGATACACGCGAGCTGTATCGCAAACTTGCAATTGAAGAAAATTTCTTGCAGCCGAAAGAGCTTCTGCAAGTTGCCATTTCACTGCGGATTGCGTCGCAACTCAAAAAGTTCATCTTTGCGCGCCGTGAGACATATCCGAACCTCAACTTACTTACGGAAAATCTCTGGATGGAAAAATCCCTGCAGTATGAAATTAGCCGTGTAGTTGATGAGTTCGGTGAAGTGCGCACTTCCGCCAGCGATGCTTTGACCTTCATTCGCCACTCTCTTGAGCAGAAACGCAGTGCACTTAGGCGGAAAATGGAGTCGCTCTTGCGTCGCTACGCTGAAGCAGGTATGCTCATGGAAGAGACCATCACAATTCGCAATGGGCGAATGGTCTTAGGGTTTCGTGTGGAGCACAAGTATCAAGTGCCGGGCTTTATTCACGATTTTTCGCAGTCTGGGCAAACTGTGTTCATTGAGCCGGCTGAAACTCTGATGCTCTCGAATGAAATCCGCGACTTAGAAATTCAAGAGCAGCGAGAAATTGAACGCATCTTGCGTGAGACGGCTCGCCTTCTGCGTCATGAGCTTGAGCACTTGCTCAGCAATCAAGAAATTCTCTCTGAGTTTGATGCGCTCTACGCCAAAGCGCGCTTTGCAATTGAGATCGGCGGAGTGATGCCTGAACTTTCCGAAGAAAAATCACTTCGTCTCATTGAGGCATACAACCCTTGGCTTTTGCTGACGCATAGGAAACTGGGTAAGCCTGTCGTGCCGCTGTCGCTTACTTTGGACGCTAATACGCGCACGCTTGTTATCACTGGTCCAAATGCAGGCGGCAAATCCGTTGCCATGAAAACTGTCGGGCTGCTTGCTTACATGCTACAGTTTGGTTTTCTCCTGCCGTGCAAAGAAGGTTCGCGTCTTACGCTCTTCGACCGCATCTTTGTGGAAATCGGCGATGAGCAGTCGATTGAAAATGACCTCTCTACATTCAGCTCACATCTAAAAAATTTGAAAGAGATTTTGGAGAACGCCACAAGTGACAGCCTTGTCTTAATTGACGAAATCTGCTCGGGCACTGACCCTGAAGAAGGCGCCGCAATTGCCACAGCTGTGTTGGAGAGCCTCATTACGCGCAAGGCGCTCACAATCGTTACCACACATCAAGGTATGCTAAAAGCATATGCGCATCGTCGTGAAGGGGCTGTAAATGGCTCCATGCAATTCGATGCGGCTGAGCTTCGCCCCACCTATCAGTTTCAGATGGGCGTGCCGGGCAGCAGCTTTGCTTTGGAAATGGCTCGGCGAATGGGCTTTGCACCGCACATCTTGGACAATGCAGAGCGCTTTATGGGCGAAAACAAACATGCGCTTGAAGACCTTATTGCCAAATTGAGCTTCGAGCTGCAAGCTGTGCAAGCCGAGCGCACTGCTTTACTGCGCGAGCAAACCGAGCTAAAACGCCTAACTGAATCATACCAGCAAAAACTTCGTGCACTTGAGCAGGAGAGAAAAGAGCTGCGTCGTCAAAGTTTGCAAGAAGCCAAGCGCTTACTAGCGCAAGCCAACAGCATTATTGAGAAAGCTGTCAAGGATATCAGACAAACTCAAGCTGATAGCGATACGGTCAAACAAGCCCGCAAAGAGCTCGAGAAGTTCCGCAAAGAGCTGGCAGCCGAAGAAGCTGTGACCCTTCCTAATCAGCCCTCGAGTGATACGCCAGATGCTACCTTGCGTGTGGGCGATAAGGTGAAGTTGCTCGACACCAATGCAGTAGGTGAGGTACTAGAACTTGACGGTGAAGACGCTGTCGTTGGCTTCGGCAACTTTCGAATGAAAACACAAGTGCGCAACCTGCAAAAGCTCTCAAACAAGGAAGCTCGTGAAGCTGAGCGGAAGGAGCAAAAAGTCAACTCTGCGCCACATCTGGATATCAAAGAGGTGCCCACACGCTTGGATTTGCGCGGCTTGATGGGCGATGAAGCGATTCTCCGTGTTGAAAAATTTCTCGATGAATCTATCTCGCACGGTTTGCACAAGGTTGATCTTATTCACGGCAAAGGCACAGGTGCACTTCGCAAACGTATTATGGAATACTTGAAGAACGATAAGCGCGTAAAGTCGTTTCGTTTAGGCAATTGGGACGAAGGCGGGGCTGGCGTTACAATTGTGGAAATGTAG
- the rplI gene encoding 50S ribosomal protein L9, which produces MQVILRKDVEKLGEAGQVVKVKDGYARNFLIPRGLAVRATEGMLRALEEEKKQKAFKIERERKAARDLAATLERLTLHIKAKAGEGGRLYGTVTTQMVADALKAKGFEIDRKQITIDPPIKQIGKHEASLKLYSDVIAKLQLEVEPEAAE; this is translated from the coding sequence ATGCAGGTTATTCTGAGGAAAGATGTAGAGAAGCTGGGTGAAGCTGGTCAAGTCGTCAAGGTCAAGGATGGCTACGCTCGGAACTTTCTTATCCCGCGTGGGCTTGCCGTGCGTGCCACCGAAGGAATGCTGAGAGCACTGGAAGAAGAAAAAAAGCAAAAGGCGTTTAAGATTGAACGTGAGCGTAAAGCTGCACGTGACCTTGCAGCAACACTCGAGCGCCTTACATTGCATATCAAAGCCAAAGCAGGCGAAGGGGGGCGGCTGTATGGCACAGTAACGACACAAATGGTTGCAGATGCCCTGAAGGCGAAAGGCTTTGAGATTGACCGCAAACAGATCACTATTGACCCACCTATTAAGCAAATCGGTAAGCACGAAGCATCTCTGAAGCTCTACTCTGACGTGATTGCAAAATTGCAGCTGGAAGTTGAACCCGAAGCTGCAGAATAG
- the rpsR gene encoding 30S ribosomal protein S18, with translation MAAKSSSVVRPAQRISALRSRNAAAAAKNQVVFFDYRDERKLRRFINEQGKIIPRRITGLSAKEQRLLTKSIKWARHLAIIPFVSDQIK, from the coding sequence ATGGCAGCCAAGAGTTCCAGTGTTGTGCGTCCTGCGCAGCGCATCTCAGCGCTGCGCAGCCGCAATGCTGCAGCCGCAGCTAAAAATCAGGTTGTTTTCTTCGACTACCGTGATGAGCGCAAACTGCGGCGCTTTATCAACGAGCAGGGTAAAATCATTCCTCGCCGCATTACAGGACTTTCTGCAAAAGAGCAGCGCCTACTGACCAAGTCTATCAAGTGGGCGCGCCACTTAGCTATCATTCCATTTGTCTCAGACCAAATTAAGTAA
- a CDS encoding single-stranded DNA-binding protein produces MADLKMPEINSVVIAGNLTKDPIFRQTTTGTPVVNFTIACNRRFRDSNNQWQEDVCYVGVVAWNKLAESCRDNLHKSSAVLVDGELQSRTWKLQDNTTRTVVEIKARRIQFLNKRRRNDEDSGVVEEYSDDSQVSSKDLYEYKYLNGDGEVTVDNNR; encoded by the coding sequence ATGGCAGACCTGAAAATGCCAGAAATCAATAGCGTGGTTATTGCAGGCAACCTCACCAAAGACCCGATTTTTAGGCAAACGACAACGGGTACGCCTGTAGTAAACTTTACGATTGCATGCAATCGTAGATTTCGCGACAGCAATAACCAGTGGCAAGAAGATGTATGCTACGTCGGTGTGGTTGCTTGGAATAAGCTAGCTGAATCGTGCCGTGATAACTTGCACAAGAGCAGTGCTGTGCTCGTCGATGGAGAGCTTCAAAGCCGCACTTGGAAACTGCAGGACAACACCACCCGCACTGTCGTTGAAATCAAGGCACGGCGAATTCAATTCCTCAACAAGCGTCGCCGCAACGATGAGGATTCTGGCGTTGTCGAGGAGTATAGCGACGACTCACAGGTCAGTAGCAAAGATCTCTACGAATACAAGTATCTCAATGGAGACGGTGAAGTGACCGTCGATAACAACCGCTAA
- the rpsF gene encoding 30S ribosomal protein S6: MAGKVKLYETSVVFDGNLDDETIQAAIEKVKHLIVSLGGEIKNVLDNGRKKLAYKIQKHTVGYYVHIEFQAPPTALAELDRQYRLNEQIIRFLTITLDKPLLEIRERVSKYGTAQPAAEPKPETAQA; this comes from the coding sequence ATGGCAGGAAAGGTAAAGCTCTACGAGACATCGGTCGTTTTTGATGGAAACTTAGATGATGAAACCATTCAGGCAGCAATAGAGAAAGTCAAGCATCTGATTGTCTCATTAGGTGGAGAGATAAAAAATGTGTTGGACAACGGACGCAAGAAGTTAGCATACAAGATTCAGAAGCATACAGTTGGATATTATGTGCATATTGAGTTCCAAGCTCCCCCAACTGCGCTTGCGGAACTTGACCGTCAGTATCGGCTCAATGAGCAGATAATTCGTTTCCTCACAATTACTCTCGACAAGCCGCTCTTAGAGATTCGCGAGCGCGTCAGCAAATACGGCACGGCACAACCTGCCGCAGAGCCGAAGCCTGAAACCGCGCAGGCATGA
- a CDS encoding gamma-glutamylcyclotransferase, producing MKLFVYGTLRRGLERHWLLQNSSYLGDGTIRARLYDLGDYPGIKKGNGTVYGELYEVDAPTLARLDEEEDYMPSCESQSLYLRRWVTVRDRNGKRQRAFAYFYNGTVCESRRIVHGDYCRYRHEKMLSSQS from the coding sequence ATGAAACTCTTTGTGTATGGCACGCTGCGCCGTGGCTTAGAACGACACTGGCTATTGCAGAACAGTTCTTACTTAGGTGATGGCACTATTCGAGCCAGACTCTATGATTTGGGCGACTATCCAGGTATCAAAAAGGGGAATGGTACGGTCTATGGTGAACTTTACGAGGTCGATGCGCCTACGCTTGCCCGCCTTGATGAGGAAGAAGACTATATGCCAAGCTGCGAGTCACAGTCGCTTTACCTTCGGCGGTGGGTTACTGTGCGAGATAGAAACGGCAAACGCCAGCGTGCCTTTGCTTATTTCTACAACGGCACAGTCTGCGAGTCCCGCCGTATTGTGCACGGCGATTACTGCCGCTACCGACACGAGAAGATGCTTTCCAGTCAATCTTGA